In Vibrio hippocampi, a single genomic region encodes these proteins:
- the hisS gene encoding histidine--tRNA ligase, producing the protein MAKTIQAIRGMNDCLPTQSPLWQKVENTVKHVISAYGYNEVRMPIVEMTHLFSRAIGEVTDVVEKEMYTFEDRNGDSLTLRPEGTAGCVRSGIENGLLYNQEQRLWYMGPMFRHERPQKGRYRQFHQCGVEVFGLNGPDVDAELIMMTARLWRELGIDKHVRLELNSIGSLEARANYRSALIAHLEQHIDVLDEDSKRRMHSNPLRVLDSKNPEVQAILVDAPELSDYLDEESKAHFAGLCELLDAAGIEYTVNQRLVRGLDYYNRTVFEWITDSLGAQGTVCGGGRYDGLVEQLGGKPTPGVGFAMGLERLVLMMETLELTDVRRSVDVYIVTGGEGTMMAGMKLAENLRETLPGIRVMNHFGGGNFKKQFKRADKVGALFALVLGENEVAENTVVVKDLQGGDQETVAQTELAVKLAHII; encoded by the coding sequence GTGGCAAAAACTATTCAAGCAATCCGAGGCATGAACGATTGTCTCCCAACTCAATCTCCACTTTGGCAAAAAGTTGAGAATACAGTGAAACATGTTATCAGTGCATATGGTTACAACGAAGTCCGTATGCCAATCGTTGAGATGACGCATCTATTTAGCCGAGCGATTGGTGAAGTCACTGACGTGGTAGAAAAAGAGATGTACACCTTTGAGGATCGCAACGGTGATAGCTTAACACTTCGTCCAGAAGGTACGGCAGGCTGTGTTCGCTCTGGGATTGAAAACGGTCTACTTTACAACCAAGAACAGCGTCTTTGGTACATGGGTCCTATGTTCCGCCATGAACGTCCACAAAAAGGTCGTTATCGTCAATTCCACCAGTGTGGTGTTGAGGTATTTGGTCTAAATGGTCCTGATGTTGACGCAGAACTGATTATGATGACGGCACGTCTTTGGCGTGAGTTAGGCATCGATAAGCACGTACGCTTGGAACTGAACTCTATCGGTTCTCTTGAAGCCCGTGCTAACTACCGAAGCGCGCTGATTGCGCACCTCGAACAGCATATTGATGTGCTCGATGAAGACAGTAAGCGTCGTATGCACAGCAATCCACTGCGTGTTCTAGACAGCAAGAACCCAGAGGTTCAAGCGATTTTGGTCGATGCGCCGGAACTGTCTGATTATCTTGATGAAGAGTCGAAAGCACACTTTGCCGGTCTTTGTGAACTTTTAGACGCTGCGGGTATCGAATATACCGTGAATCAGCGTCTCGTTCGTGGTTTGGATTACTATAACCGTACTGTATTCGAATGGATCACTGACAGCCTTGGTGCCCAAGGTACTGTCTGTGGCGGTGGTCGTTACGACGGTCTAGTTGAACAACTCGGTGGTAAACCAACCCCAGGCGTTGGTTTTGCGATGGGGCTAGAACGCCTTGTGCTGATGATGGAAACGCTTGAACTGACGGATGTGCGTCGTAGCGTTGACGTTTACATCGTAACTGGTGGCGAAGGAACGATGATGGCAGGGATGAAGTTGGCAGAAAATCTGCGTGAAACTCTTCCTGGTATCCGTGTCATGAATCACTTTGGTGGCGGTAACTTTAAGAAACAATTTAAGCGTGCAGATAAAGTCGGTGCGCTGTTTGCTCTGGTGCTTGGTGAGAACGAAGTTGCTGAGAATACGGTCGTTGTCAAAGATTTGCAGGGTGGCGACCAAGAAACAGTTGCTCAAACTGAGTTAGCCGTTAAATTAGCTCATATTATCTAA
- a CDS encoding YfgM family protein codes for MELYDSEEQQVEAIKDWWKENGKAVVLGVVVGLGGLFGWRYYQDSTIAAQEQASAQYMKVVEAVAENGSQVSSDVQDFIDANQGTEYSVLAAMQLAKAQVEAGELESALAQLKWAQSNTKDAALTPMVTFRVARVLAAQGDNAGARAELDKIKQESWTGRVAELRGDIAISEGDRDAAYIAYTEAQQSADASQVLQVKLDDLAK; via the coding sequence GTGGAACTCTACGATTCTGAAGAACAACAAGTAGAAGCAATTAAAGATTGGTGGAAAGAGAACGGCAAAGCTGTGGTTCTCGGTGTAGTGGTGGGTTTAGGCGGTCTGTTTGGCTGGCGTTACTACCAAGATTCGACCATTGCTGCACAAGAGCAAGCTTCTGCGCAATACATGAAAGTGGTAGAGGCTGTTGCTGAAAATGGCAGTCAAGTTAGCTCAGACGTTCAAGATTTCATTGATGCTAACCAAGGCACGGAATATTCAGTACTTGCGGCGATGCAACTTGCTAAAGCACAAGTGGAAGCGGGTGAGCTTGAATCTGCGCTAGCGCAATTAAAGTGGGCACAAAGCAATACTAAAGACGCTGCTTTAACACCGATGGTGACATTCCGTGTTGCTCGTGTACTGGCGGCACAAGGCGATAATGCTGGTGCTCGTGCTGAACTAGACAAGATCAAACAAGAGTCTTGGACAGGTCGTGTTGCCGAATTGCGTGGCGACATCGCGATTAGCGAAGGTGACCGTGATGCGGCTTATATTGCCTACACAGAAGCTCAGCAATCAGCCGACGCCAGTCAGGTATTGCAAGTTAAATTGGACGATCTTGCCAAGTAA
- the bamB gene encoding outer membrane protein assembly factor BamB, with protein sequence MKKLFKKWLLPISVLGIIVGCSSEEDSIVMAPLPVVDSEFTPSTEWSSSIGSGVGQYFSNLSPVYAYDNLFVASRDGVVKAYDVETGNTLWQTKVESETLPRLSGGLSAAYEKLYIGTENGEVIALSIENGEELWRANVKGEVLANPVADASLIMVHTSQGLLVGLDQADGSERWTISTDVPNLTLRGDSTPVAESGGVFWGTANGRIAAAIVERGQLIWQQPVGTPKGSTEIDRLVDVDASPIILGGQLFTIGFNGQLISIDLRTGNPVWKRNYSSVSDMATDNRNLYVVTDTDHLVAVDARSGTELWKNNQLEYRQLTDPVIIDGYLVVGDSLGYLHWLDRETGEFVAQQLIHDSGMAVGPTLVDGGYVIMARDGQLKKLTIQ encoded by the coding sequence ATGAAGAAACTGTTTAAAAAGTGGCTGTTACCAATCTCGGTATTAGGGATTATCGTTGGTTGTTCTAGCGAAGAAGACTCTATCGTGATGGCGCCTCTACCTGTTGTAGACAGTGAATTTACTCCAAGCACAGAGTGGTCTTCTAGTATCGGCAGCGGCGTTGGTCAATACTTTTCCAACTTGTCACCTGTGTATGCTTACGACAACCTGTTTGTCGCAAGCCGTGATGGTGTTGTGAAAGCTTATGACGTCGAGACAGGAAACACACTGTGGCAAACCAAAGTTGAATCTGAAACGTTGCCCCGCTTGTCTGGTGGTCTGTCAGCGGCTTATGAAAAGCTGTATATCGGCACCGAAAATGGCGAAGTGATTGCACTTTCTATTGAAAATGGCGAAGAGCTATGGCGAGCGAATGTCAAAGGTGAAGTCTTAGCAAACCCTGTCGCGGATGCCAGTCTAATTATGGTTCACACCAGCCAAGGTTTGTTAGTGGGACTGGATCAAGCTGATGGCAGCGAGCGCTGGACAATTAGCACCGATGTGCCAAATCTGACATTGCGCGGTGATAGTACGCCTGTTGCAGAATCAGGTGGTGTTTTCTGGGGTACAGCGAATGGTCGTATTGCTGCGGCAATCGTCGAACGTGGTCAATTGATTTGGCAACAACCCGTGGGCACACCAAAAGGATCGACCGAGATTGATCGTTTAGTGGATGTAGACGCCTCACCGATTATTTTGGGTGGACAGCTTTTCACTATCGGCTTTAATGGTCAGCTGATCTCTATTGATCTGCGAACGGGTAATCCGGTTTGGAAACGTAATTACTCGTCAGTGAGTGATATGGCGACGGACAATCGTAACCTCTATGTGGTCACGGATACCGATCATTTAGTCGCTGTTGATGCACGTAGTGGCACTGAACTTTGGAAAAATAACCAACTTGAGTACCGACAGTTAACGGATCCCGTGATCATTGATGGTTATCTCGTTGTTGGTGATAGCCTGGGTTATTTGCACTGGCTTGATCGTGAGACTGGAGAGTTCGTTGCTCAGCAATTGATTCACGATAGTGGCATGGCTGTCGGACCGACTTTAGTCGACGGTGGTTACGTCATCATGGCTCGTGACGGTCAGCTAAAGAAACTGACGATCCAATAA
- the der gene encoding ribosome biogenesis GTPase Der, protein MVPVVALVGRPNVGKSTLFNRLTRTRDALVADFPGLTRDRKYGQAKLGEHEFIVIDTGGIDGTEEGVETKMAAQSLAAIDEADVVLFMVDGRAGLTVADEAIAQHLRKIEKPAFLVVNKVDGIDADAASAEFWQLGVESMYQIAAAHGRGVSALIDRALNPFAESLNDQAEIEDLTGFEDPEDEKLDYTEEEAEAEFQRLQDQPIKLAIIGRPNVGKSTLTNRILGEERVVVYDMPGTTRDSIYIPMQRDEREYVLIDTAGVRRRKRINETVEKFSVVKTLKAVEDANVVLLVIDARENISDQDLSLLGFALNAGRSIVIAVNKWDGLDMDVKEHVKKELDRRLGFVDFARIHFISALHGTGVGHLFESVQEAYKSATTRVGTSVLTRIMKMATDDHQPPMVRGRRVKLKYAHAGGYNPPIVVIHGNLVNELPDSYKRYLMNYYRRSLEIMGTPIRIQFQSSDNPFEGKSNKMTLSQDRKRKRLMSMMKGRPKK, encoded by the coding sequence ATGGTACCTGTTGTTGCCCTAGTTGGACGCCCGAATGTGGGTAAGTCGACCCTGTTTAATAGACTAACACGCACCCGTGATGCGTTGGTTGCTGACTTTCCGGGACTCACTCGCGATCGTAAATATGGTCAGGCGAAACTAGGCGAGCATGAGTTTATTGTAATTGATACCGGCGGTATTGATGGCACGGAAGAAGGTGTAGAAACCAAGATGGCAGCTCAGTCGCTTGCAGCGATTGATGAAGCCGATGTCGTGCTGTTTATGGTGGATGGTCGTGCGGGTCTAACGGTTGCCGATGAAGCCATTGCTCAACACTTAAGAAAGATTGAAAAGCCGGCTTTTCTTGTGGTTAACAAGGTAGATGGAATTGATGCCGATGCTGCAAGTGCCGAATTTTGGCAATTGGGCGTTGAAAGCATGTATCAGATCGCGGCGGCTCATGGACGCGGCGTGTCTGCACTTATTGATCGTGCTCTTAATCCGTTTGCTGAATCACTGAATGACCAAGCGGAAATTGAAGACCTAACCGGTTTCGAAGATCCAGAAGATGAGAAACTGGATTACACCGAAGAAGAAGCGGAAGCGGAATTCCAGCGTCTGCAAGACCAGCCAATCAAGTTGGCGATTATCGGTCGTCCAAACGTGGGTAAATCAACACTAACTAACCGTATTTTGGGTGAAGAACGTGTTGTTGTTTACGATATGCCGGGTACAACCCGTGACTCTATTTATATCCCGATGCAACGTGATGAGCGCGAGTACGTCTTAATTGATACGGCAGGTGTTCGTCGTCGTAAGCGCATTAATGAAACCGTCGAAAAGTTTTCTGTGGTGAAAACCCTAAAAGCGGTAGAAGACGCTAACGTTGTTCTACTGGTAATCGACGCGCGTGAAAATATTTCAGACCAAGATCTGAGCCTATTGGGCTTTGCACTTAACGCGGGTCGTTCCATTGTCATCGCGGTGAACAAATGGGACGGTCTGGATATGGACGTTAAAGAACACGTGAAGAAAGAGCTAGATCGTCGCTTAGGCTTTGTCGACTTCGCGCGTATTCACTTTATCTCTGCTCTGCATGGCACAGGTGTTGGTCACTTGTTCGAATCGGTACAAGAAGCCTATAAGTCGGCGACAACACGCGTCGGTACTTCCGTGCTTACTCGTATCATGAAGATGGCGACGGATGATCACCAACCACCTATGGTTCGTGGTCGTCGTGTTAAGCTTAAGTATGCGCATGCGGGTGGCTACAACCCACCGATCGTTGTTATTCACGGTAACCTAGTCAATGAATTACCGGATAGCTACAAGCGCTACTTGATGAATTACTATCGTCGTTCTCTTGAGATCATGGGCACGCCGATTCGTATCCAGTTCCAAAGCAGCGACAACCCGTTTGAGGGTAAATCTAACAAGATGACCTTATCTCAAGATCGCAAGCGCAAACGCTTGATGAGCATGATGAAAGGTCGTCCAAAGAAATAA
- a CDS encoding alanyl-tRNA editing protein — translation MIPATKTYFCHQTWQLESEILLIDCHQQYTDIVVAATPFHPISHLWPDHPADRGTLTVNSQSYAVDDCLVGAVETASQALFVGQDIPVKRDSDGWVFVVVHRIQASNQLTVGDAIGLQVDQNFQQALSRGHSAGHIASFALNKVLAANYWRKDADRKDGLGHYDFNSYAQETSFVTANQCVDSYRLGKTLRKRGLNTAEMIEDLAQIEAACNLQLQAWLTNAVPIEMRLEGPYLTSSRYWLCELDEQTVAMPCGGTHASHMAELTGIRIQLSATDSNYIEMLTTVD, via the coding sequence TTGATTCCTGCAACCAAAACCTACTTTTGTCATCAGACTTGGCAACTTGAGTCTGAGATCCTACTGATTGATTGTCACCAGCAATACACCGATATTGTGGTCGCTGCGACGCCATTTCATCCCATTAGTCATTTGTGGCCTGATCATCCTGCCGATAGAGGTACGCTGACTGTTAATAGCCAAAGCTATGCTGTTGATGATTGTTTGGTTGGGGCGGTAGAAACTGCGTCTCAAGCTCTATTTGTCGGTCAAGATATTCCAGTGAAGCGGGATAGCGACGGTTGGGTTTTTGTGGTGGTACATCGAATTCAAGCAAGCAACCAATTGACTGTTGGAGACGCAATTGGTTTGCAAGTTGATCAGAATTTTCAGCAGGCGCTGAGTCGTGGACACAGTGCTGGTCATATCGCTTCATTCGCACTAAATAAAGTGCTGGCTGCAAACTACTGGCGAAAGGATGCTGACCGCAAGGACGGATTAGGGCATTATGATTTTAATAGTTACGCCCAAGAAACCAGCTTTGTGACAGCCAATCAATGCGTCGATAGCTACCGTTTAGGCAAGACGTTAAGAAAACGTGGCTTGAATACAGCCGAAATGATTGAAGATCTTGCTCAAATTGAGGCGGCGTGTAACCTGCAACTACAAGCATGGCTAACCAACGCCGTGCCCATCGAGATGAGACTGGAAGGTCCTTACCTTACCAGTTCGCGCTACTGGCTATGTGAACTCGATGAACAAACCGTAGCAATGCCTTGTGGTGGCACACACGCAAGCCACATGGCAGAACTGACTGGAATACGAATCCAGCTCAGTGCGACGGATAGCAATTATATCGAGATGCTGACGACAGTAGATTGA
- a CDS encoding zinc ribbon domain-containing protein, translated as MTQTINECPVCANELDWDGSYLCRQCDKHYQKKADCPDCGAELEKLQACGAANYFCNSCNELKSKSRLQFYFVAQG; from the coding sequence ATGACTCAAACGATCAATGAATGCCCGGTGTGTGCTAATGAATTGGATTGGGATGGCAGCTATCTCTGTCGCCAATGTGATAAGCACTACCAAAAGAAAGCCGATTGCCCGGATTGTGGTGCAGAATTAGAGAAACTACAGGCTTGCGGTGCTGCGAACTACTTCTGTAATAGCTGCAATGAATTGAAATCTAAATCACGCCTGCAATTTTACTTTGTCGCTCAAGGTTAA
- the xseA gene encoding exodeoxyribonuclease VII large subunit, whose amino-acid sequence MRLAVSLSPRSPSRTSANNSNIFTVSRLNAEVRLLLENEMGIVWLVGEISNFSAPVSGHWYLTLKDSRAQVKCAMFRGNNRSVNFKPENGKQVLVKARLSLYEPRGDYQLIIESMQPEGDGRLQQEFEQLKMSLAGEGLFAQGNKKPLPSHPQCVGIITSKTGAALFDILNVLKRRDPSLPVVIYPTTVQGDSAAIEIAQAIGRANSRNECDVLIVGRGGGSLEDLWCFNHEVVARTIAASQIPIISAVGHEVDVTIADYVADVRAPTPSAAAELVSQDSSHKHEQVTRRKQRLEQAMRHFMSTQSHRLARLEQAMNGQHPKHRLQRQSQRLDEMELRLITAMKQRIDQQALSLNNKQHRLMLSSPVIKLNNNKQQISYSESKLKAAMTRYLERLQHQFASTTAKLNTVSPLATLNRGYSITQNSHGDVVTNAEQVQKDEVITTKLEQGIVTSKVIKSEL is encoded by the coding sequence ATGAGATTAGCTGTGTCCCTATCCCCTCGTTCACCTTCTCGCACCTCGGCAAATAACAGCAATATTTTCACTGTTTCGCGTCTTAACGCCGAAGTTCGTCTGCTATTAGAAAATGAAATGGGGATCGTATGGCTCGTCGGTGAGATCTCTAACTTCTCAGCACCCGTCTCGGGTCATTGGTACTTAACCCTCAAAGACAGTCGCGCCCAAGTCAAATGTGCCATGTTCCGTGGCAACAATCGTAGTGTGAACTTTAAGCCAGAAAACGGCAAGCAAGTCCTCGTTAAAGCTCGCCTCTCTCTGTACGAACCCAGAGGGGATTATCAGCTGATCATCGAATCAATGCAGCCTGAAGGCGATGGTCGATTACAACAAGAGTTTGAGCAGTTAAAAATGTCACTGGCTGGGGAAGGTTTGTTTGCTCAAGGCAATAAAAAGCCTCTGCCTTCTCATCCTCAATGTGTGGGAATCATCACGTCCAAAACTGGCGCAGCCCTTTTTGACATTCTCAATGTATTGAAACGCCGTGATCCTTCACTGCCTGTGGTGATTTACCCAACAACCGTACAGGGTGATAGCGCGGCCATTGAGATTGCTCAAGCCATTGGTCGCGCAAACAGCCGTAACGAGTGTGATGTGTTAATTGTCGGTCGCGGTGGCGGTTCGCTGGAAGATTTATGGTGCTTTAACCATGAAGTGGTTGCGCGCACCATTGCGGCCAGTCAAATTCCAATCATCAGTGCCGTTGGGCATGAAGTTGACGTGACGATTGCCGATTATGTTGCCGATGTCAGAGCGCCAACGCCGAGTGCAGCTGCGGAGTTGGTCAGCCAAGATAGTTCTCATAAGCATGAACAGGTGACGCGAAGAAAGCAGAGACTTGAACAAGCGATGCGTCACTTTATGTCGACCCAAAGTCATCGGCTTGCAAGGCTTGAGCAAGCGATGAATGGTCAACATCCCAAGCATCGTTTACAGCGCCAAAGTCAACGGTTAGATGAAATGGAGCTAAGACTGATCACAGCAATGAAGCAGCGTATCGATCAGCAAGCCTTGAGCCTTAACAATAAGCAACACCGGCTTATGCTCTCTTCTCCGGTCATTAAGCTTAATAATAACAAGCAGCAGATCAGTTACTCTGAGTCTAAACTTAAAGCGGCAATGACACGCTATCTTGAACGCCTACAACATCAATTTGCTAGCACGACAGCAAAGCTGAATACCGTGAGTCCTTTGGCTACTCTAAATCGCGGTTATTCGATTACGCAAAATAGCCACGGCGATGTGGTGACAAACGCTGAACAAGTACAAAAAGATGAAGTGATCACCACCAAGTTAGAGCAAGGGATCGTGACTTCGAAGGTAATAAAAAGCGAGCTGTAA
- the guaB gene encoding IMP dehydrogenase, with protein sequence MLRIAKEALTFDDVLLVPAHSTVLPNTADLRTRLTKSIDLNIPMISASMDTVTEARLAIALAQEGGIGFIHKNMSIEQQAEQVRLVKIFEAGVVANPVTVRPEETIADVMALTKKHGFAGFPVVSENNELVGIITGRDVRFVTDLSKQVSAVMTPKERLAAVKEGASREDVQEEMHRARVEKVLVVNDEFQLTGMITAKDFHKAERKPNACKDEKGRLRVGAAVGAGAGNEERVKALVEAGVDVLLIDSSHGHSEGVLQRIRETRAAFPDLEIIGGNVATAAGAKALIEAGVSAVKVGIGPGSICTTRIVTGVGVPQVTAIADAASVANEYDIPVIADGGIRFSGDICKAIVAGASCVMVGSMFAGTEEAPGEVILYQGRSYKAYRGMGSLGAMSQGSSDRYFQTDNAADKLVPEGIEGRIAYKGRLKEIVHQQMGGLRSSMGLTGSATIEDMRTKAEFVRISGAGMKESHVHDVQITKEAPNYRLG encoded by the coding sequence ATGCTAAGAATTGCCAAAGAAGCGCTGACGTTCGATGATGTACTACTCGTTCCAGCTCACTCCACCGTTCTCCCAAATACTGCTGATCTTCGCACTCGGCTAACAAAAAGTATTGACCTCAACATTCCAATGATTTCTGCGTCTATGGACACAGTGACTGAAGCGCGCCTTGCTATTGCGCTTGCCCAAGAGGGTGGAATCGGCTTTATCCACAAAAACATGTCAATTGAGCAACAGGCTGAGCAAGTTCGTCTTGTTAAGATCTTCGAAGCGGGTGTGGTTGCTAACCCAGTGACGGTTCGCCCAGAAGAAACCATTGCTGACGTAATGGCACTGACTAAGAAACACGGCTTCGCTGGTTTCCCAGTCGTCAGTGAAAATAACGAGCTAGTTGGCATCATTACTGGTCGTGACGTTCGCTTTGTCACCGACCTAAGCAAACAAGTTTCAGCCGTGATGACGCCAAAAGAGCGTCTTGCAGCAGTTAAAGAAGGCGCGTCTCGTGAAGACGTTCAAGAAGAGATGCACCGTGCACGCGTTGAGAAAGTTCTGGTTGTGAACGACGAGTTCCAATTGACCGGTATGATCACAGCAAAAGACTTCCACAAAGCCGAGCGTAAACCAAACGCATGTAAAGATGAAAAAGGTCGTCTACGTGTTGGCGCAGCAGTAGGCGCTGGTGCAGGTAACGAAGAGCGTGTTAAAGCCTTGGTTGAAGCGGGTGTTGATGTTCTGCTTATCGACTCTTCACATGGTCATTCGGAAGGTGTTCTACAACGCATTCGTGAAACTCGTGCCGCTTTCCCAGATCTTGAAATCATCGGCGGTAATGTTGCCACAGCAGCAGGTGCTAAAGCCCTAATCGAAGCGGGTGTAAGTGCTGTTAAAGTGGGGATTGGTCCAGGTTCTATCTGTACTACTCGTATCGTCACGGGCGTTGGTGTTCCACAGGTAACAGCGATTGCGGATGCAGCGTCTGTAGCAAATGAATACGACATTCCAGTTATTGCTGATGGCGGTATCCGTTTCTCTGGTGATATCTGTAAAGCTATCGTGGCGGGTGCATCATGCGTGATGGTCGGTTCTATGTTCGCTGGTACCGAAGAAGCACCGGGTGAAGTGATTCTTTATCAAGGTCGTTCATACAAAGCTTACCGTGGTATGGGTTCTTTGGGCGCAATGTCTCAAGGCTCTTCGGATCGTTACTTCCAGACGGACAATGCGGCAGATAAGTTGGTACCAGAAGGTATCGAAGGTCGTATCGCATACAAAGGTCGTCTAAAAGAGATCGTTCACCAGCAGATGGGTGGTCTACGTTCAAGCATGGGTCTAACTGGCTCTGCCACGATCGAAGATATGCGTACCAAAGCAGAGTTTGTACGAATCTCTGGCGCAGGTATGAAAGAGTCTCACGTACACGACGTGCAAATCACTAAGGAAGCTCCTAACTATCGTTTAGGTTAG
- the guaA gene encoding glutamine-hydrolyzing GMP synthase: protein MTKNIHDQRILILDFGSQYTQLVARRVREIGVYCELWSWDVDEADIREFNPDGIILSGGPESVTEENSPRAPQYVFDSGVPLLGVCYGMQTMAEQLGGKVAGSDEREFGYAQVKVSGESAIFKDLEATQDVWMSHGDKVVEIPADFVKVAETDTCPYAAMANEEKKYYGVQFHPEVTHTKQGLQMLENFVLGVCGCERLWTSESIIEDAVARIKEQVGDDEVILGLSGGVDSSVVAMLVHRAIGDKLTCVFVDNGLLRLNEGEQVMEMFGDKFGLNIIKVDAEERFLNALKGEAEPEAKRKIIGHVFVDVFDEESKKLKNAKWLAQGTIYPDVIESAASKTGKAHVIKSHHNVGGLPDDMEMGLVEPLRELFKDEVRKIGLELGLPYNMLYRHPFPGPGLGVRVLGEIKKEYCDLLRRADAIFIEELHSADLYNKVSQAFTVFLPVRSVGVMGDGRKYDWVVSLRAVETIDFMTAHWAHLPYDFLGKVSNRIINEVGGISRVVYDISGKPPATIEWE from the coding sequence ATGACGAAAAATATCCATGATCAACGAATTCTAATCCTAGACTTCGGTTCTCAATATACTCAACTTGTTGCTCGCCGTGTTCGTGAAATCGGTGTTTACTGTGAGCTATGGAGCTGGGATGTTGATGAAGCGGACATTCGTGAATTCAACCCAGACGGTATTATCCTTTCTGGTGGTCCAGAAAGTGTCACTGAAGAAAACTCTCCTCGCGCACCACAGTATGTATTCGACTCAGGTGTTCCTTTACTTGGTGTATGTTATGGCATGCAAACCATGGCTGAACAGCTGGGCGGTAAAGTTGCCGGATCTGATGAGCGTGAATTTGGTTATGCGCAGGTTAAAGTATCTGGCGAGTCAGCAATCTTTAAAGATCTTGAAGCGACTCAAGACGTTTGGATGAGCCACGGTGACAAAGTGGTTGAGATCCCAGCGGACTTCGTCAAAGTGGCTGAAACAGATACTTGTCCATACGCAGCGATGGCGAACGAAGAGAAGAAGTACTACGGTGTACAATTCCATCCAGAAGTGACTCACACCAAACAAGGTCTACAGATGCTAGAGAACTTCGTTCTTGGCGTATGTGGTTGTGAGCGTCTATGGACCTCTGAATCCATCATCGAAGATGCGGTTGCACGCATTAAAGAGCAAGTGGGTGATGATGAAGTGATTCTAGGTCTATCCGGTGGTGTTGATTCTTCGGTTGTTGCTATGCTGGTACACCGTGCCATCGGCGACAAGCTGACTTGTGTATTCGTTGATAATGGTCTGTTACGCCTTAACGAAGGTGAGCAGGTCATGGAAATGTTTGGCGATAAGTTTGGTCTCAACATCATTAAGGTTGATGCTGAAGAGCGTTTCCTTAATGCACTGAAAGGCGAAGCGGAACCTGAAGCAAAACGTAAGATCATCGGTCACGTATTTGTTGATGTGTTCGATGAAGAGTCTAAAAAGCTGAAGAACGCTAAGTGGTTGGCTCAGGGCACTATTTATCCAGACGTGATTGAATCTGCGGCCTCTAAGACGGGTAAAGCACACGTCATTAAATCTCACCACAATGTAGGTGGTCTGCCTGACGATATGGAAATGGGTCTGGTTGAACCATTGCGTGAACTGTTTAAAGACGAAGTTCGCAAGATTGGTTTAGAGCTTGGTCTACCTTACAACATGCTTTACCGCCACCCATTCCCGGGTCCAGGTTTAGGGGTTCGTGTTCTTGGCGAAATCAAGAAAGAGTACTGCGACTTACTGCGTCGCGCTGATGCGATTTTCATTGAAGAACTGCACAGCGCCGACCTTTACAATAAAGTGTCTCAAGCCTTTACTGTTTTCTTGCCAGTACGTTCGGTAGGCGTGATGGGCGATGGTCGTAAGTATGACTGGGTGGTTTCTCTGCGTGCCGTTGAGACGATCGACTTTATGACCGCGCACTGGGCACATCTTCCTTATGATTTCCTTGGTAAGGTGTCTAACCGTATCATCAATGAAGTCGGTGGTATCTCTCGCGTGGTTTATGATATTTCTGGTAAGCCACCAGCGACCATCGAATGGGAATAA
- a CDS encoding acetate uptake transporter: MQNKLANPAPLGLMGFGMTTILLNIHNAGFFPVDSMILAMGIFYGGIGQVLVGMMCFKRGDTFGTTAFTSYGLFWLTLVGLIVMPKMGLPASPEHFMGWYLLLWGVFTGFMFIGSLCYPVAKQVVFGSLTILFFLLAARDFFDSELIGTIAGFEGIFCGASAMYFAMAQVLNAEYGRTILPVGEKKKVVAEQQPVTA; encoded by the coding sequence ATGCAAAATAAACTTGCTAACCCAGCGCCGCTTGGCTTGATGGGTTTCGGTATGACAACGATTCTACTTAATATTCATAATGCTGGGTTTTTCCCTGTGGATTCTATGATCCTAGCGATGGGTATTTTTTACGGCGGTATCGGTCAGGTGCTAGTTGGCATGATGTGCTTCAAGCGTGGTGACACCTTTGGTACTACAGCGTTTACGTCTTACGGTTTATTTTGGTTAACCCTAGTTGGTCTAATCGTGATGCCGAAAATGGGTCTACCAGCGAGTCCAGAGCACTTTATGGGTTGGTATTTGCTGCTTTGGGGTGTTTTCACTGGCTTTATGTTTATTGGTTCATTGTGCTATCCGGTAGCAAAACAGGTGGTCTTTGGTTCTCTCACCATTCTGTTCTTCTTGCTAGCTGCGCGAGACTTTTTCGACAGCGAATTGATCGGCACCATCGCTGGCTTTGAAGGTATTTTCTGTGGTGCAAGTGCGATGTACTTTGCAATGGCACAGGTTCTTAATGCTGAATATGGTCGTACTATTCTTCCCGTCGGCGAAAAGAAAAAAGTCGTGGCTGAGCAGCAACCTGTTACCGCTTAA